CACCGACGCGACCGCCGGCTTCTTCGCGCCCGAGGCGGTGGATCCGGCGAGCGGACGCATCCTCACGGGCTGGGGGCCGCGCCGCGGCAACGGCATTCCGCTGCCTTTGCTCAGCCAGGCGGGATGGGCGTTCGTCAACGATCCGGCCAACTTCACCATCGACAATGCCAGCGGGCAGATCGACGAGACCAAGGGTCTGAACGACCGCTACACCGGCAGCTTCAGCGCCAAGTTCCAGCCCGATGCCGGTTTCTTCAGCTATGTCGAGGCGGGCGCCTATTATGAGCGCACCGAGTTCAAGAGCGACCTCGTCCGTTCGCAGCTCGGCGGCAACGTGCCGGCATCGTCGGTGGGGTTGGAATTCGGTCCGTCCGACCTGTCGCGGATCGGCGTCAGGACACCAGGCTTTGCCGTCGTCGACGAGAAATCGCTGCGCACGTTCGTGCGGAACATCGACGATCTCGCCGCGGTGGGCAGCGGCTTCACCCTGACCCCGATCGTGCCCCATCCCGATCAGGGCAAGCAGCGCACGCTCGAGGAGAGCTTCGCCGCCTACGTCCAGTCGCGACTGACCTTCGGCAAGCTCGAGCTGATCGGCGGCGTCCGCTACAATCGCACGCATCTCGAAGCCGCCAACCTGCTCTTCCCAAGCTATATCGGACCGATCCTGCCGGAAAATGGCGGCGGCTTCGGCAACGATCTCAAGTTCCAGAACGAGTTCGCGCAGCTGGTCACCGAGACCGAGACGGCGAGCGACTTTCTGCCGCGCATCCTGTTCAACTACCGCCAGAGCGACAATCTGATCTTCCGCGGCGGCTATTTCCTGTCGGTCGCCCGGCCGCAGATCGGCCAGCTCTCCGCCCAGACCCGGATCTCGTTCATCAACATCCCGATCCCGGGCCCCGAAGGCGTCAAGCCGATCCTGCAGATCGGCACCGGCAATCCCGACCTCAAGCCGGCGACCACCCAGAATTTCGATCTCAGCGTCGAATATTATCACAAGATCGGGATCATGAAGCTGAGCGGCTTCTACAAGCGGATCGACAATCTGCTGCAGGCCAACATCACCAATGGGCCGGCCAACCTCGCCGCGATCACGCTGCCGGACCACCCCTATTTTCAAGGCGCGCCCTATTTCGATCCGGCAAATCCCAGCGGCGCGATGATCGTCGGCAGCACGCCCGCGAACAGCGACCGTGTCGCCACGATCTGGGGCATCGAGGGCCAGATCGAGCGCCAGTTCGATTTCCTGCCGGGGATCTGGAGCGGGTTCGGCATCTTCGCCAACTATACCTACACCAAGAGCAAGCGGTCCGAGACCTTCTCGTGGGTCTATGATCCGGAGCCGGATCATCAATACGAGTTTACCTCGATCCCGTTCAACCAGCAGCCGAAGCATTCCGGCACGGTGGCCTTGACCTACAACAAATATGGGGTCGACGCGACGTTGACCTACGGCTTCCAGTCACGGGCGCTGTCGAGGTTCGCGCCGCGGGCGCTGAGCGTGTTCAGCGAGGGCGTGCAGACGCTCGACTTTCGTGCCGAATATTGGCTGAAGCCCAGCTTCGGCCAAGTGCGGCTCTACGTGGAAGGCTCCGATCTGCTGCGCGGCACCTCGAGCCCCGACGTCGAGGAGACGTTCGGCGGCCAGATGGGCAGTCCGACCTTCTACACCCGCGCCACCTATCTCGGCGGTAGACGCTTCAAGATCGGCGTCGCCACCACCTTCTGACCCTTCCCTGGGCCGGCCCGGTCCCCCATGCCTCGGGCCGGCTCCTTTTCTCTCAAGGATCCTTGTTCATGAAATCATTCATGCTGCTCGCCGCGGCCGCCGTGGCAGCGATCGCAGCCACCGCCGCGCCCGCGGCGGCTCCGGCTCCGGTCGCCGCCGGAGCGCTCGTGCCCTATCAGCAATTCACGCTCGCGAACGGGCTGCGGGTGATCGTTCATGAGGATCACAAGACGCCGAAGGTCGCAGTGTCTGTCTGGTACCATGTCGGCTCGGCCAACGAACCGGAGCGCAAATCCGGCTTCGCCCACCTGTTCGAGCATCTGATGTTCAACGGCTCCGAGCATCACGACAAGGAATATATGCCACCGCTGCAGGAGATCGGCACCTCCGGCGTCAACGGCGCGACCTCGCTCGACCAGACCTATTATTACGAGATCGTGCCGACCGGCGGACTGGAGCGGGTGCTCTGGCTCGAATCCGATCGCATGGGCTATCTGCTCGGCGCGGTAACGCAGGCCAAGCTCGACGAGCAGCGCGGGGTCGTCCAGAACGAGAAGAGGCTACGCGAGGGCCAGCCTTATGCGACGATGGACCAGCGCGTCGCCGCCGGCCTGTTCCCCGCCGACCATCCCTACAACCACCCGACGATCGGATCGATGGAAGATCTGACCGCGGCCTCGCTCGACGACGTCAAGCAGTGGTTCCGCGATTATTACGGTGCGGCCAACGCGGTGGTGACCCTGTCCGGCGACGTGACGCCGGAGCGCGCCAAAGCGCTTGCCGAAAAATATTTCGGCAGCATCCCGGCGGGGCCGCCCACCGGCCGGCTGACCGCCTGGGTGCCGACCCTCGAACATGACAAGAGCGAGGTCGTCGCGGAAGCGGTGCCCGAGACTGCGATCACCTGGAACTGGGCGGTGCCGGGCCGCGGCACCGCCGACGCGCCGGCGCTGCGCATGGCCGCCTATGTGCTCGGCCGCGGCAAAACCTCACGCCTCTATCGTGCCCTGGTGCAGGACAGGCAGCTCGCGACCTCCGCCTCGGCAAATTATTCGTCTTATGCGGTGGCCGGGATATTTTCGGTCGACGTTCGGCTGAAGGAGGGCGTCGACCGCGCGGCGGCCGAGAAAGTGATCGCCGAGGTGATGGCCGATTTCCTCAAGTCGGGCCCGACCGCGGCCGAGCTGGAGAGCGCCAAGGTGACCGCTTACGCGGACACGGCGCGAGCGATGGAATCGATCTACGTGCGGGCGATGGCGCTTTCGGACGGGGCGGTGTTCGCGGATGATCCGGGCGCCTTTGAGAAGGAGGATGCCCGCTTTGCGGCGACCGGAGCTCCCGCCGTCCGCGCCGCCTCCGCGACATGGCTGAGCAAGGCTTCGTACCGGCTGACCGTGCTGCCGTTCGGCAGCCACCAGGCGATCGCCGATGCCGCCGATCGCCGCACGATCCCGCCGCTGGGACCCTCGCCGGAGCTCGCTCTGCCGGCGACGCGCGAGGCGAAGCTTTCCAACGGCATCCGGGTCGTGCTGGCCGAGCGGCCGGGCGCGCCGCTGGTCGAAATGGCTATGGTATTCGACGCCGGCCGCGCGGCGGAGCAGCATGCCAAGCGCGGCATCCAGGGCTTCACCCTGGGATTGATGGACGAGGGCACCAGGAGCCTCGACAGCCAGGCGCTGGCGGAACGGCAGGCGCTGCTCGGCACCCGCATCTACGGTTTTAGCGACACCGATACGACCGCCTTCCAGCTGTCGGCGCTCACCCGCGCGCTGCCGGAGTCGGTCGCGCTCTGGGCCGATTACATCCGCAACCCGGGCTTCCGTCCAGCCGACATCGAGCGGGACAGGGCGCTCGGCCTGTCCGGCCTTGCCCAGTCACTCGCCAACCCCGACGACGTCGCCCAGCGCACCTTCGCCAATCTGATCTACGGCGCCGATCATGCTTATGGCGTGGCGCTTGCGGGCCGTGCCGAGACGCTCAAGGGGTTCACGCGCGATGATGTCGTCGCCTTCCACGAGAGCTGGATCCGCCCGGATAATGCAGTGATCTATGCGGCCGGCGATACCGATCTCGCTACGCTCACGGGGGCGCTCGAGAAGGGCTTCGGCGGCTGGCGGCCGCCCACCCGGCCCAAGGGCAGCAAGACGCTTGCCGCGGTGCCGGCTGCGACCGCCCCGCGGATCGTGCTGATCGACAAGCCGGGCGCACAGCAATCCGCGATCCGCGTCGGCCAGGCGGTGATCGACGGCCTCGACGCGCGCGACTTCGATCTCGACGCGGTCAACGACGTGCTCGGCGGCGGCTTCACGTCGCGGCTCAACATGAACCTGCGCGAAGCCAAAGGCTGGAGCTATGGGGTCAACAGCTTCGTCGAGGATTCGCGCGGGCCGCAGCTGTTCGGGATCGCGACGAGCATCCAGACCGACAAGACGGCCGAAGCGCTCGCCGAACTCGCCCGGGAGCTGCGCGACATCGGCAAGGATCGTCCGGCCACGGCCGACGAGATCGCCCTTGTCGTCAAGGGCCAGGTGCTCGGCCTCCCGGGCCAGTTCGAGACCAACCAGGCGATGG
The nucleotide sequence above comes from Sphingosinicella sp. BN140058. Encoded proteins:
- a CDS encoding TonB-dependent receptor gives rise to the protein MVTRFSFAAVALATSALVAPVSAQAQALFSFDLPAQPLERSLRAVAARTNSNIVFSEPAVRGKNAAALTGSFGAEAAYRRLLQGTGLSLTVTSGGSYVVGTPRNEPAQRSRTSMQGGSGAIVGHVAQADGNRNIAGALVRIVETGQTATADDLGAFRFPDLAPGTYTVEISFLGFETVRQTVEVSDGAASAEFVMAEPRDAVGEIVVYGSRSARANALNLQRTAENSSDVISADDLGNFTGTTFSEALRRAPGVSFQRDAVTGDGTNVIVRGLEPDMNAVKLNGLNLPVGNGTGRSADLSNLLADSVSRITIHKSLLPSQDSAGTGGLIEIETLSPLNRPRRYANVLIEGGLGPKDFSDDFLASGTIAGTFGASGNFGLSASVQYRRNSVRNLSYNTILRYGRTLPVSESGEPSAFEMVDPLTNFPFRAGDDQAYPTRIDTSFNHVKQRTMSGTLSAEWKVASHTNLKFDFQHSETKRDSYGLADAFSTDAEYIDVPGGEAIAELQIDLSPGNAGLHREQLYSYDANVKNVTDTYSFNGKTNVGKFEFKYLAGYAHGAETHPRAFSTTLRMPDTDATAGFFAPEAVDPASGRILTGWGPRRGNGIPLPLLSQAGWAFVNDPANFTIDNASGQIDETKGLNDRYTGSFSAKFQPDAGFFSYVEAGAYYERTEFKSDLVRSQLGGNVPASSVGLEFGPSDLSRIGVRTPGFAVVDEKSLRTFVRNIDDLAAVGSGFTLTPIVPHPDQGKQRTLEESFAAYVQSRLTFGKLELIGGVRYNRTHLEAANLLFPSYIGPILPENGGGFGNDLKFQNEFAQLVTETETASDFLPRILFNYRQSDNLIFRGGYFLSVARPQIGQLSAQTRISFINIPIPGPEGVKPILQIGTGNPDLKPATTQNFDLSVEYYHKIGIMKLSGFYKRIDNLLQANITNGPANLAAITLPDHPYFQGAPYFDPANPSGAMIVGSTPANSDRVATIWGIEGQIERQFDFLPGIWSGFGIFANYTYTKSKRSETFSWVYDPEPDHQYEFTSIPFNQQPKHSGTVALTYNKYGVDATLTYGFQSRALSRFAPRALSVFSEGVQTLDFRAEYWLKPSFGQVRLYVEGSDLLRGTSSPDVEETFGGQMGSPTFYTRATYLGGRRFKIGVATTF
- a CDS encoding pitrilysin family protein, producing the protein MKSFMLLAAAAVAAIAATAAPAAAPAPVAAGALVPYQQFTLANGLRVIVHEDHKTPKVAVSVWYHVGSANEPERKSGFAHLFEHLMFNGSEHHDKEYMPPLQEIGTSGVNGATSLDQTYYYEIVPTGGLERVLWLESDRMGYLLGAVTQAKLDEQRGVVQNEKRLREGQPYATMDQRVAAGLFPADHPYNHPTIGSMEDLTAASLDDVKQWFRDYYGAANAVVTLSGDVTPERAKALAEKYFGSIPAGPPTGRLTAWVPTLEHDKSEVVAEAVPETAITWNWAVPGRGTADAPALRMAAYVLGRGKTSRLYRALVQDRQLATSASANYSSYAVAGIFSVDVRLKEGVDRAAAEKVIAEVMADFLKSGPTAAELESAKVTAYADTARAMESIYVRAMALSDGAVFADDPGAFEKEDARFAATGAPAVRAASATWLSKASYRLTVLPFGSHQAIADAADRRTIPPLGPSPELALPATREAKLSNGIRVVLAERPGAPLVEMAMVFDAGRAAEQHAKRGIQGFTLGLMDEGTRSLDSQALAERQALLGTRIYGFSDTDTTAFQLSALTRALPESVALWADYIRNPGFRPADIERDRALGLSGLAQSLANPDDVAQRTFANLIYGADHAYGVALAGRAETLKGFTRDDVVAFHESWIRPDNAVIYAAGDTDLATLTGALEKGFGGWRPPTRPKGSKTLAAVPAATAPRIVLIDKPGAQQSAIRVGQAVIDGLDARDFDLDAVNDVLGGGFTSRLNMNLREAKGWSYGVNSFVEDSRGPQLFGIATSIQTDKTAEALAELARELRDIGKDRPATADEIALVVKGQVLGLPGQFETNQAMVGYLRWVNRFDRPYDYITTLPRQYGALRPETITATANALLTPGAMTWVVVGDLSKTEAKIRALKLGSVEVWDSEGRKLR